TCCTTCTCGATGTACTTACGGTACTCGTCGAGCGTGGTGGCACCGACAAGGCGAAGCTCGCCACGAGCGAGCATCGGCTTGATCATGTTCCCGGCGTCCATCGACCCCTCGCCGGTCGCGCCGGCGCCGACGATGGTGTGGACCTCGTCGATGAAGGTGATGATCTGGCCCTCGGAAGCGGTGATCTCGTCGAGCACGGCCTTGAGCCGCTCCTCGAACTCGCCGCGGTACTTGGCGCCCGCGACCATTGACCCCAGGTCCAGCGAGAGCAGGGTCTTACCCCTGAGCGACTCGGGGACGTCGCCGTCCACGATCCGTCGAGCGAGCCCCTCGACGATGGCGGTCTTGCCCACGCCGGGCTCGCCGATGAGCACCGGATTGTTCTTGGTGCGTCGGCTCAGGACCTGGACCACGCGTCGGATCTCCGAGTCGCGGCCGATGACCGGGTCGATCTTGCCCTCACGTGCTCGCGCAGTGAGATCTGTGGAGTACTTCTCCAGGGCCTGGTACTGGTCCTCGGGGTTCTCGGTGGTCACGCGGGTGTTGCCCCGGACCGCGGCGAACGCCTGCGTGAGCGCGTCCTCGGTGGCACCGAGCTCGTTCAGGAGCTTGGCCGCGTCACCTCCCTTGTGGCCTGCGGCGATGCCGACCAGCACGTGCTCGGTGGAGACGTAGTCGTCGCCCATCTCGGACGCGAGGGTCTGGGAGGCACTGATGACGGCGAGGGCGTCGCGGTTGAAGTTGGGGGCGGCCAGTCCCGAGCCGGACGCGCTGGGGTAGCTCGCGGTGAGGCTCTTGGCCTGGGTGAGCGCGAGCTGCGGGTCCACCCCGCAGGCCTGGAGCAGCGGCGTGGCGATCCCGTCCTGCTGTTCGAGCAGCGCCACGAGGAGGTGACCCGGACGGACATCCGGGTTCCCTGCCGCCGAGGCGGATTGGACTGCGGCCGACAGAGCCGCCTGGGTCTTGGTCGTGGGGTTGAACTGGCTCATCAACCGGTCCTTTCTTCGACGTGTTATTGAGCGTACTCGGATCAAATTCGGCCTGGTTGGGGCCGGACAATCTGTACAACTACCGAACAGTTGAGTCTATTCCGCTCAAGTCGATGGATTCCGGTGTGAGTGCCGACACCATATGAGTACGCTCTGACGAATCCGGACGGCCCCCTCCCGTCCGACCGGCGCACGATCCGACCGTCGCACCCGAACCCCAGGCAGGCCCGTGAAGACCCACCGAACCGTTCCCTCGGGTCTCACCCTCCTCGCCTACCTGGTGGCATTCGCCGTACCCGTGGTCCTGGGAGTGGCGGCGGTCGGATCCTCCCCGTACCTGCTGTCCAAGGTGGTCCCGGAGGAACACCGCGAGACGGTGGCCTCCTTCGGCACGGCTGCGGCGAGTTTGTCAGGAGCGGGTGGGGGTCTGTTCAGCCCGGCGGCGGAGATCGGAGAGCAGCGCTACACGATCCCGGGCACCCCTGTCGCCCACGAGGGAGAGTGGTCGCCACGACTGGCCGACGACTACCCGGCGCCGGAGGGACTGGTCCCCGGAGTCGACTTCGCGGTCGAGATCGTCGACGACACCTACATCGCCCACTGGCCCTGCCGACACGACGTCCCCGTGTGGTCCTTCGACGCGCCGCCGGGCAGCGAGGCCGACCTGGCCTGGGCCGTCGAGACCCTCGCCTCGGCCAGCGGACTCGCCCTCAGATACGCGGGACCGGGTTCGGAAGAGGACAGGGAGAGCCGGGGAGCCATCTCCGTGACCTACGGGGATCATCCGATGTTCCACAACGCGGAGGTGGCGGGAGTCGGCGGTCCGGCCATCTGGCCCGAGGGACTGATCCTCCAGGGCTCGGTGACCCTCCGGCCCGACCAGATAAGTCCCGTCCCGGGCGACCCGTGGTCCCGTGCCCTGACGATGCACGAACTCATGCACGCGGTGGGGGTCGATCACGCCGCCCGGCACAGCCGGGAGATCATGGCGGAGAGGCCCGGACCCGACCCCCAGATGCACCTCGGCACCGGCGACCGGTTCGCTCTCCACCTGGTGGGCTGCCACTGATCCCGAGCGATCCCCGATACCTCGGGCACACCCGGCCCGGCGGGCCTACGCTCACCTCATCGTCGTCGTCTTCCCCGGAGGTCTCCCGTGCCCACCCGAACCCGGCCCGCGATGCTGGTCGCCCCCCTCGCCACCGCCGCCCTCGCCCTGGCGTCACTCACCGGCTGCAACGCGATGGACCCGAACCAGGGTGGCGACACCACCTGCGGCGACTACATGGAGATGCCGCCCGAGGACCAGCGCGAGGTGATCACCACCTTCCTGGACGAGAAGGGTCAGGAGGATCCCGCCGGTATGGAGGTGACGCTGAACCAGGAGTCGGCCAAGCTCTACTGCAGCACCGTGGGCCAGACGAGCGACCCGATCCGCAATATCGACACCGGCTAGTACCCCACCACACCCAAAAACCCGCCCGCTACGAACTATTGGTGACAATGGTCGGTGTGGAACGGGAGGCGATCTGATGAGGAACGGTGTCGTCGTCGACATCGGCGGCAGTGGGACGCGGATCGGGGCAGTGCTCGACGGCCGCGTCGTGGGGGTCCACGGGGCCGAGGTGGCCACCGCCGAGGATCTGGCCGCGGCGATCCGGGCCGTCGACCCGTCCCCCAACGGGGTCGGGGTGTCGGTCAGCGGGCACGTCGACGCGGACCGCGGGGTGATCGAGGCCTCCCGCGCCGCCGCCTGGGCCGAGGGATCGATGCGCTCGCTCCTCGTCGCGCTTCTCGATGCGCCGGTGTCCGTGATCGGTCACGGCGACGCCCACGCTCTCGCGCTGACCCAACTGCCCGACGTCGAGTTCGGCGGCATCGCGATCTCCCTGGGCACCAGCCTGTCCTTCGGCGCCCTCAACCGCCACGGTGCGCTCATCCACCCGTGCGGGCCCACCGGGTGGGACCTCGGGCACTGGCGCCTGGTCGTGGACGGCGGCACCACCGAGGCGTGGTGGGGCCTGGGCGGGCACGGGCTCTACGACCTGGAGCGGGAACACGGCGACGGCGCCGCCGAGATCTACGCCCACCGGCTGGGCTCCTTCGTGGTGGACGCCGTCCAGCTGTTCCGGCCGCGCACGGTCCTGCTCACCGGCGGGATCGTGGTGGGCCTGGGCGAGGCGCTGCACGGGCCCGTCGCCGAGCAGCTCCACACGCTGCCGCACACCATCTCGGCGCCGCGGGTCGTCTTCTCGCCGTCGCGGGATACCGCGCTGTTCGGGGCCGCGGTGGCGGCGGGGCTGGCGATGCCGGCGGTGCGGTGATCCGGCAGGTGCGTCCGGCCGCGCCGGCGGTGCGGTGATCCCGCTACTCGATCAACCCCCGCAGGTCGTCGGCCGTGAGCGCCGCGGAGAAGTGCTCGCCACTGTCCAGCACGGAGGCGAAGAGTTCGGCCTTGCGTCGCTGTAGTTCGACGACCCGTTCCTCGATGGTGTCGCGGGCGACCATCCGGTAGACCAGCACGGGCCTGGTCTGGCCGATCCGGTGGGCCCGGTCCACGGCCTGGGCCTCGGTCGCCGGGTTCCACCACGGATCCAGCAGGAAGACGTAGTCGGCGCCCACCAGGTTCAGGCCCACGCCCCCGGCCTTGAGGCTCAGGCAGAACACCTGCGCGCCGCCCTCCGTGAACCTGCCGACGGCTCCTGCCCGGTCGGTGGTCTTGCCGTCGAGGTGAGCGACCGTGATGCCCTCGGCGTGCAGCCTGTCGACCACCGTGTCGAGGTAGCTGGTGAACTGGCTGAACACCAGCGCCCGGTGTCCCTCGGCCACGACCTCACGCAGCGACGCGATGAGCTCATCGGTCTTGGCGGAGGGGATCGACGCATGATCGGGGTCCACCAGCGAGGGGTCCAGGCACAGCCGGCGCAGCACGGTCAGTCCGGCGAGGATGCTGATGCGGTTGGAGTCGAAGTCGTCGAGCAGCGCCAGCAGCGATGCCCGCTGCCGGGCGAGTTCGCGCTCGTAGACCCGCCGGTGCGCGGCCGAGAGTTCCACCTCCATCACCGCATCCGTGCGCGGTGGCAGCTCGCCGGCCACCAGCTCCTTGCGGCGCCGCAGCAGGAAGGGGCGCAGTCGGCGGCGCAGGCGATGCAGCGCCTCGGCGTCGCCGTCCTTCTCGATGGGCGTGCGGAACAGCGACCGAAACTCCTTGGCGTCGGGCAGCACTCCACGGCAGGACAGGGCCGCGATCGCCCACAGCTCGGTGAGGTTGTTCTCCATGGGGGTGCCGGTCACCGCGAGCAGGAAGTCCGCGCGCAGACCGGCCAGTGCGGCGAACAGCTTGGACGCCGGGTTCTTCGCCTGCTGGGCCTCGTCCAGGATCACCCCGGCCCAACCGATCCCTGCGTACGCCTCGGCGTCCAGGCGCAGGACGGTCGCGGAGGTGACCACGATGTCGTGGGCGGCCGCGTCCTCGGCCACGGTGGTGGGCGACTTGCTCTCCGTGGCCGAGCGTCGGGCCACGCGCAGCGAGGGCACGAACCTCCGGGCCTCGGCCTCCCAGTTGGGCACGACCGACGAGGGCGCCACCACGAGGAACGGCCCCGGCGAGGCGCCCGCCGTCTCGGCACCGGCACCGGCACCGGCACCGACACCGAGCGAGTGGGTCTCGTGCACGTGGGCGATCAGGGCCAGCGCCTGGACCGTCTTGCCGAGCCCCATGTCGTCGGCCAGGATCCCGCCGATCCGGTGTCGCCACAACATGGCCAACCAGCCCAACCCCTGCTGCTGGTACGGCCGCAGCTCGGCCTCCAACGTGGCGGGGACCGGGACCGGCTCTGGAGTATCCGAGGCCAGCTCGAGTAGTGCCTGCGCCCGCCCGGTGGGTGGCGCGAGGTCGTCGGCCAGCTCGGCCAGGTCCGCCCACAGTCCCGCCTGGCCGAGCCCGATCCGGATGTCGCCCGGGCCCGGTGCCGTGCCCGCCCGCGCAGCCGAGGCCGCGAGCGCCTCGTCGAGCAGGGTGCGTAGTTCACCGAAGCGCTCGAGGTCCACGGGGACCAGGACGCCGTCCTCGGTGACGAACTCCGACTGCCCGCTCACCACCGCCCGGAACACGGTCGCGAACGGTACCGGACGCCCCTCGACGGTCACGCCCACCGACAGTCCCAGCCAGTCGATCCCGGACCGGTCGTCCTCGGCCGCGACCGTGATCCGCGGCCCCTCGCTCGCGCGTCGTATCTCCGGGACCCCGTCGCGCACGGTCACCCGGACCCCCTCGAGGGCGCGCAACGCGGCCACCCCGTCGGCGAGCAGTACCGCGGCGTCATGCCCCGTGACCCGCCAGGGCCCGGGCGTGACGACCCATCCCCACCCGGTCTCCTCTGCAGTAACGGCGAGGTCGAGCGAATCGGGGTCCGCGAGGATCGGGCCCGCATCCCCCAGGTCCCCGGCCGTCAGTGGACGACGCCGAACCGTCTCGGTACCGTCGCTCATCCGCATCACGTCGAGCCGGTACCACTCCGCGACGAGGTCCGGCCCGTCCGAGGAGTCGGGCCCGGCGTAGCGGCGGATCACGAGTTCGAACTCCACGCGGTCCTTCTCCGGCAGCTCCAGGCGACCGGCGCGGTCGATCACCGGGAACGCGTCGACGAGGCCGGGGAGGAACTCGCCGCAGAACTCGGGCACGGCCTCGTCCGGAATGGTCAGCTCTCGCCATCGGCGCAGATCACGGGCCACCCCGGGGTCGAGTCGCCCGACCGGGCACAGCTCCAGCACCCGGCCCCGGACCACCGCGACGAGGTCCCCGCGTTCCCCCACGAGGGCGCCGGGCAGGGGGCGGTCGAGCTCCTCGTCGTCGTCGGGCATCGTCCGGGCGCCGTCGGAGTCCGGCAGTATCTCCGCCGCGGCGGTGACCACCACCTCCCGGCCGTCGGGTGACCACGCCGTGAGTCCCACGCGTCGGCGCGGCCCGGGCCGGACGTCGTGCAGACCGTCATCGGGGACGATCTCCACTTCCGCCTCCGCAGCAGTGGAGATGAGCGGCCACAGCGCGGGCACCTCGGCATCGCACAGGTCCAGCCAGACCCTGGCCTGGCGACGACTGCGGGCCAGCGCGTCCATGGCGCGGAACCAGCTGGTCTGGGCGGCGTTCATGTCCGCGGTCCACCCGTAGCGCAACCGGTCCCATTCCACGCCCGCCGACTTCCACCGCCCGCCCCGACCCGGGACCACGATGCGCGCGCGGAGTCGGTTGCCCAGCCCCGGGCGCAACCCACCGGCCCACCCGTCGTCGACGGTCTCGTCCGCCACCATCGACAGCTGCAGCCCGTAGACCTCGGGCTCCCGCGGCGGCGACTGCGACCCAGTTGCGTGCAGCAACTCCTCGACCCGCTTCCGCCATTCGGGAACCGGTTCGGTGCCGCCGTCCGCGCCTCCGTCCGCGCCGCTGTCCAGTCCCGCGCCGGCGAACAGCATGAGCGCCGCGGCGTGCTTGCACCGCATCGCCACCGGGCACGTGCACGTGCTGAGCTTCGGCCGGGACCAGCCGCTCGGATCGGGTGTGCCGAAGGCGACCTCGGTCCGGTACCAGCGGCCACCGCTGCCATTGACCAGGGCCGACAACGTCCGCGACTCCGGGGTGTAGTCCACCTCGCGAATGGCGTCCGGGGTCGC
This Dietzia psychralcaliphila DNA region includes the following protein-coding sequences:
- a CDS encoding ROK family protein; the encoded protein is MRNGVVVDIGGSGTRIGAVLDGRVVGVHGAEVATAEDLAAAIRAVDPSPNGVGVSVSGHVDADRGVIEASRAAAWAEGSMRSLLVALLDAPVSVIGHGDAHALALTQLPDVEFGGIAISLGTSLSFGALNRHGALIHPCGPTGWDLGHWRLVVDGGTTEAWWGLGGHGLYDLEREHGDGAAEIYAHRLGSFVVDAVQLFRPRTVLLTGGIVVGLGEALHGPVAEQLHTLPHTISAPRVVFSPSRDTALFGAAVAAGLAMPAVR
- a CDS encoding DEAD/DEAH box helicase, which translates into the protein MRSSVWVPESEVERFVGSAALARSRPYATPDAIREVDYTPESRTLSALVNGSGGRWYRTEVAFGTPDPSGWSRPKLSTCTCPVAMRCKHAAALMLFAGAGLDSGADGGADGGTEPVPEWRKRVEELLHATGSQSPPREPEVYGLQLSMVADETVDDGWAGGLRPGLGNRLRARIVVPGRGGRWKSAGVEWDRLRYGWTADMNAAQTSWFRAMDALARSRRQARVWLDLCDAEVPALWPLISTAAEAEVEIVPDDGLHDVRPGPRRRVGLTAWSPDGREVVVTAAAEILPDSDGARTMPDDDEELDRPLPGALVGERGDLVAVVRGRVLELCPVGRLDPGVARDLRRWRELTIPDEAVPEFCGEFLPGLVDAFPVIDRAGRLELPEKDRVEFELVIRRYAGPDSSDGPDLVAEWYRLDVMRMSDGTETVRRRPLTAGDLGDAGPILADPDSLDLAVTAEETGWGWVVTPGPWRVTGHDAAVLLADGVAALRALEGVRVTVRDGVPEIRRASEGPRITVAAEDDRSGIDWLGLSVGVTVEGRPVPFATVFRAVVSGQSEFVTEDGVLVPVDLERFGELRTLLDEALAASAARAGTAPGPGDIRIGLGQAGLWADLAELADDLAPPTGRAQALLELASDTPEPVPVPATLEAELRPYQQQGLGWLAMLWRHRIGGILADDMGLGKTVQALALIAHVHETHSLGVGAGAGAGAETAGASPGPFLVVAPSSVVPNWEAEARRFVPSLRVARRSATESKSPTTVAEDAAAHDIVVTSATVLRLDAEAYAGIGWAGVILDEAQQAKNPASKLFAALAGLRADFLLAVTGTPMENNLTELWAIAALSCRGVLPDAKEFRSLFRTPIEKDGDAEALHRLRRRLRPFLLRRRKELVAGELPPRTDAVMEVELSAAHRRVYERELARQRASLLALLDDFDSNRISILAGLTVLRRLCLDPSLVDPDHASIPSAKTDELIASLREVVAEGHRALVFSQFTSYLDTVVDRLHAEGITVAHLDGKTTDRAGAVGRFTEGGAQVFCLSLKAGGVGLNLVGADYVFLLDPWWNPATEAQAVDRAHRIGQTRPVLVYRMVARDTIEERVVELQRRKAELFASVLDSGEHFSAALTADDLRGLIE